Proteins from one Fragaria vesca subsp. vesca linkage group LG6, FraVesHawaii_1.0, whole genome shotgun sequence genomic window:
- the LOC101301222 gene encoding putative F-box protein At5g50220-like isoform 1 produces the protein MTSTSSGFQPAAVMEKRTAAMSSSKLMELPYEILLLIFSKLPARSILQFQCVSKSSRNLVNNPALAAMHMAATNEHIDVEVRSLPFSYKNHLRFVSCGLLGFKYFGQVDGKLGLYNPLRREYLWLPQPEYIHDMFSERYGMGFDSVTNSHKIVHFLSRGFPERPNRWVARVHVLGTGSWRRIPLCSFTTVEVGNAYAYGEMHWLVDGNQIMSFNFREEEFRWTINPPPVTFRSSFARHFLINLRGSLALVDVVYSEKKVEIWMYKEQKYWTKDYCMPLDCCSGGYSNFAVGAWEHGIYIIIYEDYCIDQSLKYPTVVYYDLRCDNKKEHCRYQEQLHLFSSTGSLISLKQYDNVRTNSEKNFFDAGECDFPECVSELLKAPRVK, from the exons ATGACATCTACATCGTCAG GGTTCCAACCAGCTGCAGTTATGGAGAAGCGGACGGCGGCAATGAGTAGCTCAAAGTTGATGGAGCTCCCTTATGAGATCCTCCTCCTCATCTTCTCAAAACTGCCGGCGAGATCGATTTTGCAGTTCCAGTGCGTCTCCAAGAGCTCACGCAACCTAGTCAACAATCCAGCTCTTGCTGCCATGCACATGGCAGCTACCAATGAACACATCGATGTAGAAGTTAGGTCTCTTCCATTTAGTTACAAGAACCATTTGAGGTTTGTTTCTTGCGGTTTGCTTGGCTTTAAATATTTTGGCCAAGTTGATGGAAAACTTGGTTTATACAATCCTCTAAGAAGAGAATACCTATGGCTTCCACAACCTGAATATATACACGATATGTTTTCGGAGAGGTATGGTATGGGATTCGATAGTGTTACTAACTCCCACAAGATTGTCCATTTTCTCTCTCGTGGCTTTCCGGAACGCCCTAATCGCTGGGTGGCTCGTGTTCATGTTTTGGGCACAGGCTCGTGGAGACGGATTCCTCTTTGCAGCTTCACAACTGTGGAAGTGGGAAATGCATATGCATATGGAGAAATGCATTGGTTAGTGGACGGAAACCAGATAATGTCTTTCAATTTCAGAGAAGAAGAGTTTCGATGGACTATTAATCCTCCTCCGGTCACCTTTCGAAGCAGCTTCGCCAGACATTTTTTGATCAATCTGAGAGGATCTTTGGCGCTTGTTGATGTTGTTTACTCTGAAAAGAAAGTTGAGATATGGATGTACAAAGAACAGAAATACTGGACAAAAGATTACTGCATGCCTTTAGATTGTTGTTCCGGTGGCTATTCGAATTTTGCGGTAGGCGCTTGGGAGCATGGCATATACATAATAATCTATGAAGACTACTGTATCGATCAGTCTTTAAAGTACCCTACTGTGGTCTATTATGATCTGAGATGTGATAACAAGAAAGAACACTGCAGATATCAGGAGCAGCTCCATTTGTTTAGCTCTACTGGAAGCCTCATTTCTCTGAAACAGTATGATAACGTCAGAACGAATAGCGAGAAGAACTTTTTTGATGCTGGGGAGTGTGACTTTCCGGAATGTGTTTCTGAGCTGCTGAAAGCACCAAGGGTCAAGTAA
- the LOC101301222 gene encoding putative F-box protein At5g50220-like isoform 2, with amino-acid sequence MTSTSSVMEKRTAAMSSSKLMELPYEILLLIFSKLPARSILQFQCVSKSSRNLVNNPALAAMHMAATNEHIDVEVRSLPFSYKNHLRFVSCGLLGFKYFGQVDGKLGLYNPLRREYLWLPQPEYIHDMFSERYGMGFDSVTNSHKIVHFLSRGFPERPNRWVARVHVLGTGSWRRIPLCSFTTVEVGNAYAYGEMHWLVDGNQIMSFNFREEEFRWTINPPPVTFRSSFARHFLINLRGSLALVDVVYSEKKVEIWMYKEQKYWTKDYCMPLDCCSGGYSNFAVGAWEHGIYIIIYEDYCIDQSLKYPTVVYYDLRCDNKKEHCRYQEQLHLFSSTGSLISLKQYDNVRTNSEKNFFDAGECDFPECVSELLKAPRVK; translated from the exons ATGACATCTACATCGTCAG TTATGGAGAAGCGGACGGCGGCAATGAGTAGCTCAAAGTTGATGGAGCTCCCTTATGAGATCCTCCTCCTCATCTTCTCAAAACTGCCGGCGAGATCGATTTTGCAGTTCCAGTGCGTCTCCAAGAGCTCACGCAACCTAGTCAACAATCCAGCTCTTGCTGCCATGCACATGGCAGCTACCAATGAACACATCGATGTAGAAGTTAGGTCTCTTCCATTTAGTTACAAGAACCATTTGAGGTTTGTTTCTTGCGGTTTGCTTGGCTTTAAATATTTTGGCCAAGTTGATGGAAAACTTGGTTTATACAATCCTCTAAGAAGAGAATACCTATGGCTTCCACAACCTGAATATATACACGATATGTTTTCGGAGAGGTATGGTATGGGATTCGATAGTGTTACTAACTCCCACAAGATTGTCCATTTTCTCTCTCGTGGCTTTCCGGAACGCCCTAATCGCTGGGTGGCTCGTGTTCATGTTTTGGGCACAGGCTCGTGGAGACGGATTCCTCTTTGCAGCTTCACAACTGTGGAAGTGGGAAATGCATATGCATATGGAGAAATGCATTGGTTAGTGGACGGAAACCAGATAATGTCTTTCAATTTCAGAGAAGAAGAGTTTCGATGGACTATTAATCCTCCTCCGGTCACCTTTCGAAGCAGCTTCGCCAGACATTTTTTGATCAATCTGAGAGGATCTTTGGCGCTTGTTGATGTTGTTTACTCTGAAAAGAAAGTTGAGATATGGATGTACAAAGAACAGAAATACTGGACAAAAGATTACTGCATGCCTTTAGATTGTTGTTCCGGTGGCTATTCGAATTTTGCGGTAGGCGCTTGGGAGCATGGCATATACATAATAATCTATGAAGACTACTGTATCGATCAGTCTTTAAAGTACCCTACTGTGGTCTATTATGATCTGAGATGTGATAACAAGAAAGAACACTGCAGATATCAGGAGCAGCTCCATTTGTTTAGCTCTACTGGAAGCCTCATTTCTCTGAAACAGTATGATAACGTCAGAACGAATAGCGAGAAGAACTTTTTTGATGCTGGGGAGTGTGACTTTCCGGAATGTGTTTCTGAGCTGCTGAAAGCACCAAGGGTCAAGTAA
- the LOC101308408 gene encoding uncharacterized protein LOC101308408, with the protein MDQLQHFSHDHPLMFKEEAQKDKDGTTVVCRACGDPVLGPSYSCSQCSDLFILHKSCAELPSEFHHPMHTQHSLVLNKGRGRGYQCDACDQDCSHKFTYSCFQCDFNLDSKCAFNWTGFKHFSHEHPLLSQRKPKKKYFGLLFCDGCQDPILTGPSYTCINTFRRRKCGFNLHKKCAELPHEIEHPMHRQHPLFLHNILPDVKRVRRLCNVCNEPGRFLYCCSICDFNLHPKCGSHWQTILANDSHEHQFTVLWKKMSDFHVNCEVCGEYWTATVYYMCSICQLLVHKECASLPRSIKKPDHQHQLELTWFLDNFYPNNLSCNVCSLSIDKCRAAYCCGECNSYVAHVACTTAEYSQEDSSREDRFSDIVLNEIESKSSDDALEITHFIHPHPLVANDPCEEVKDEHRLITCEGCIRPINATKESFYSCTKQEDELCSFFLHKVCAQLPKKMLLPLLHQHQVTLLSKAPSIGGVFQCFMCNAFNQGFTYACEKCASSEGETVFYLDLQCIAYWENKALKHDSHVHRLLLNTEWEDVHCSSCGCDIFFCFSCKRCEYHLCIPCVRVPLTGRHRYDDHPLKLTYASVPDELGYYCQICEGTRDPAHWFYRCNDCDFDCHAHCIVGRYPQVKLGSTCKHEAHAQHLVTLVDKSRSPIRFDKRENILPCQKCRQPCVGLVFECRECNINIHREGFCQVTDLESSAN; encoded by the coding sequence ATGGATCAGCTTCAACATTTCAGTCACGACCATCCATTGATGTTCAAGGAAGAGGCGCAGAAGGATAAAGATGGTACAACAGTAGTTTGCCGTGCGTGTGGGGACCCGGTGCTTGGTCCAAGCTACAGTTGCAGCCAGTGTTCCGATTTATTCATTCTCCACAAGTCATGTGCGGAGCTTCCCTCGGAGTTTCATCACCCGATGCATACCCAACATTCACTTGTTCTAAACAAAGGCAGAGGACGAGGATACCAGTGTGATGCATGTGACCAAGATTGCAGCCACAAGTTCACTTATAGTTGCTTCCAGTGTGACTTCAACCTCGACTCAAAATGTGCTTTCAATTGGACCGGTTTTAAACATTTCAGTCACGAGCATCCGTTATTGTCCCAGAGAAAGCCAAAGAAGAAGTACTTTGGTCTGCTGTTCTGCGATGGCTGCCAAGACCCAATACTAACTGGTCCAAGTTACACATGCATCAATACCTTCCGTCGTCGCAAATGTGGCTTCAATCTCCATAAAAAATGTGCGGAGCTGCCCCATGAAATTGAGCACCCGATGCACCGTCAACACCCGCTTTTTCTCCACAACATTCTTCCGGATGTCAAGCGGGTACGTCGCCTTTGTAATGTTTGCAACGAACCTGGCAGATTCCTCTACTGCTGTTCCATATGTGACTTCAACCTTCACCCCAAGTGTGGCTCACATTGGCAAACTATTCTTGCTAATGACTCTCACGAGCATCAGTTCACAGTCCTCTGGAAGAAAATGTCTGACTTCCACGTTAATTGTGAAGTTTGTGGTGAGTACTGGACTGCCACGGTTTACTACATGTGTAGCATTTGCCAGCTCTTGGTCCATAAGGAATGTGCTTCATTACCACGCAGCATAAAAAAACCTGACCACCAACACCAACTGGAGCTGACCTGGTTCCTTGACAACTTCTACCCCAACAACCTGTCATGCAATGTGTGCTCTTTAAGCATTGATAAATGTCGCGCTGCTTATTGTTGTGGTGAATGTAACAGTTATGTTGCCCATGTCGCATGTACGACAGCTGAGTACTCTCAAGAAGATAGCTCTCGAGAAGATAGGTTTTCGGACATTGTCCTGAATGAAATTGAGTCTAAATCGTCTGATGATGCTCTAGAGATCACACACTTCATTCACCCACATCCATTAGTCGCTAATGATCCTTGTGAGGAAGTTAAAGATGAGCACAGACTAATTACCTGTGAGGGATGCATCCGCCCCATAAATGCCACCAAAGAATCCTTTTACAGCTGCACCAAACAAGAAGATGAGTTGTGTAGTTTCTTTCTCCATAAGGTATGTGCTCAATTACCTAAAAAGATGCTTCTCCCTCTACTTCACCAACACCAGGTCACGCTCCTCTCAAAGGCACCTTCTATTGGTGGTGTGTTCCAGTGTTTTATGTGTAATGCTTTTAACCAAGGCTTCACATATGCATGTGAGAAATGTGCCTCATCTGAAGGTGAAACTGTTTTCTACCTCGACCTTCAGTGCATTGCTTACTGGGAAAACAAGGCTCTTAAACATGACTCTCATGTTCACCGCCTGCTCCTCAACACAGAATGGGAGGACGTCCATTGCAGCAGTTGTGGGTGTGATATATTTTTCTGCTTTAGTTGTAAGAGATGTGAATATCATCTTTGTATTCCATGTGTTAGAGTACCTCTTACTGGTAGGCACCGATACGATGATCATCCTCTCAAGCTCACATATGCTAGTGTCCCCGATGAGCTGGGTTACTATTGTCAAATATGCGAAGGAACTCGAGATCCAGCACATTGGTTCTACCGCTGCAATGATTGTGACTTTGATTGCCATGCTCACTGCATTGTGGGGAGGTATCCACAGGTCAAGTTAGGGAGCACTTGCAAGCACGAAGCTCATGCTCAACACCTCGTCACCCTTGTTGATAAGTCAAGGAGCCCTATTCGGTTTGATAAGAGAGAGAACATTCTTCCTTGCCAGAAGTGTAGACAACCCTGTGTAGGATTGGTGTTTGAATGTAGAGAGTGCAATATAAATATCCACCGTGAAGGATTCTGTCAGGTAACAGACTTGGAGAGTTCTGCCAACTAA
- the LOC101301705 gene encoding uncharacterized protein LOC101301705 isoform 1 — MVRGRVKGKKQNEIIAGEDPGSTEGHKILPNRRRGRPQKPLKDDVGKVKVQKIQDKDEKIHISRDDVTNHSTIENGTKRKRSAHENLNSIQEENSMEIKSILDKPTKSLGFRQSGSKRKNKPHRAAEAGVQCK; from the coding sequence ATGGTTAGAGGTAGAGTAAAAGGGAAGAAACAAAATGAAATTATCGCTGGTGAGGATCCTGGAAGCACTGAAGGGCATAAGATTCTACCAAACAGGAGAAGAGGAAGGCCACAAAAGCCATTGAAGGATGACGTTGGAAAAGTGAAAGTTCAGAAGATACAAGATAAGGATGAGAAAATTCATATTTCGCGAGATGACGTAACAAACCACTCTACTATAGAGAATGGCACAAAAAGGAAGAGGTCTGCTCATGAAAATTTAAACTCCATCCAAGAGGAGAACAGCATGGAAATAAAGTCCATCCTTGATAAACCTACCAAATCTCTTGGATTCCGACAAAGTGGGAGTAAGCGGAAAAACAAGCCTCACCGAGCTGCTGAAGCTGGTGTTCAGTGCAAATGA
- the LOC101308703 gene encoding uncharacterized protein LOC101308703, translated as MEGNLKEDNTYHWSRMLEVFSLFSEMGCSDEQLGKLLRHNPDIVFQSSGETTVSLVGLLQKFGFTKRELCSMFLQFPHIPVAKFVANLRQCILFLDEIDMNAAEIGKIVHTHTLLLGLCSLKKTKSLLDTLNVGKKRLSRYIQENPEELKKNWVWGRKVESFPDSGDEVRSKAQRTKFLLDIGFVENSNKMKAALKACRGNGVELQERFDCIVKAGLDWKDVCELVRSTPRILNQTTDVIEMKINCLVNELGYLIWSLLTVRRFLSYKMERVKLRVRMFNWLKDHGIADPGLSLSTLISCSESYFIKTCVHRHPAGPQVWRDLKNEIESDW; from the coding sequence ATGGAGGGGAATTTAAAGGAAGATAACACTTATCATTGGAGCCGGATGCTTGAAGTTTTTAGTTTGTTTAGTGAGATGGGTTGCAGTGATGAGCAGTTGGGCAAGCTACTTCGCCACAACCCAGATATTGTATTTCAAAGTTCGGGGGAAACGACAGTTTCACTGGTTGGGTTATTACAGAAGTTTGGATTTACAAAGAGAGAGTTATGTTCAATGTTTCTACAATTTCCACATATTCCGGTAGCAAAATTTGTTGCGAATTTGAGACAATGCATTTTGTTTCTGGATGAGATTGACATGAATGCTGCAGAGATTGGGAAGATTGTGCATACTCACACCCTGCTACTGGGTTTGTGCTCTTTGAAAAAAACTAAAAGCTTACTTGACACTTTGAATGTTGGGAAGAAACGATTGTCTCGGTACATCCAGGAGAACCCAGAAGAATTAAAAAAAAACTGGGTTTGGGGTAGAAAAGTTGAGTCATTTCCAGATTCGGGAGATGAAGTTAGATCAAAGGCTCAAAGGACCAAGTTCTTATTAGACATAGGATTTGTAGAAAACTCCAACAAAATGAAAGCAGCCCTTAAGGCATGTCGAGGCAACGGAGTGGAGCTTCAGGAAAGATTTGATTGTATTGTAAAAGCTGGTTTGGATTGGAAGGATGTCTGTGAACTGGTTCGATCAACCCCTCGAATTCTTAACCAGACAACGGATGTGATTGAAATGAAGATCAACTGTCTTGTAAATGAATTGGGCTATCTCATATGGTCCTTGTTGACCGTCAGAAGATTTCTTTCCTATAAAATGGAAAGGGTCAAGCTTAGGGTTCGCATGTTCAATTGGCTCAAAGATCATGGAATAGCTGATCCTGGGCTTTCGTTGAGCACTCTTATTTCTTGCTCAGAGAGTTATTTTATAAAGACTTGTGTACATCGTCATCCTGCCGGTCCTCAAGTTTGGCGTGATCTGAAGAATGAAATTGAATCCGATTGGTAA